The following coding sequences lie in one Labrus bergylta chromosome 5, fLabBer1.1, whole genome shotgun sequence genomic window:
- the LOC110004071 gene encoding CD276 antigen isoform X2 → MKELLSLCLLLQITPGRAEGGVVVKEDSDAVLPCSLSTKENIETKLFDWKKDENKDRKEVFMYDGGDYYAHGLSGQDKQFEGRVSHFNDELKNGNASIKIRKTKVADSGVYTCEFPHLQPPQKFTIELVVVASPEPYTRTLHQTQDRALLQCEVRGASPEPKLEWQDSSGKLLHAEETQRSITGGKYDLTIQTNVTKSGEYHCVLKQEGIHHNISAKTFVFISEKVCEDSSVKVFNGWIGGLAVGLAVGLAVGAVVLAALEALTLRCSPAFRHKVIDFLSQLRPQRNKPQNGTVTESMITMGPDKRDEPEQNGYI, encoded by the exons GTGGAGTGGTGGTGAAAGAAGACAGTGATGCTGTGTTACCGTGTTCCCTCAGCACCAAGGAGAACATCGAGACGAAGCTGTTTGACTGGAAGAAAGACGAAAACAAAGACCGCAAGGAGGTGTTCATGTACGACGGAGGAGATTATTACGCTCACGGCCTTTCAGGTCAAGACAAACAGTTTGAAGGTCGAGTCTCACATTTTAACGACGAGCTGAAGAACGGTAACGCCTCCATAAAGATCAGGAAGACCAAGGTGGCCGACAGTGGAGTCTACACCTGTGAGTTTCCTCATCTGCAGCCGCCTCAGAAGTTCACCATTGAGCTGGTTGTTG TCGCATCTCCAGAGCCGTACACCAGGACACTCCATCAAACTCAGGACCGGGCGCTCCTGCAGTGTGAAGTTCGAGGTGCTTCTCCAGAACCTAAATTGGAGTGGCAGGACAGTTCTGGAAAGCTCCTTCATGCTGAAGAGACACAGCGGTCCATCACAGGAGGAAAATACGACCTCACTATTCAAACTAATGTGACCAAGAGCGGGGAGTATCactgtgtgctcaaacaggagGGAATCCACCATAACATATCTGCCAAGACGTTTGTCTTCATCAGTG agaaAGTGTGTGAGGACTCATCTGTCAAAGTCTTCAACGGATGGATCGGAGGATTGGCTGTTGGATTGGCTGTTGGATTGGCTGTTGGAGCTGTAGTTCTAGCTGCACTTGAAGCTTTGACTCTACGGTGCAGCCCAGCCTTCCGTCACAAAG TCATAGACTTCTTATCTCAGCTGAGACCTCAACGTAATAAACCTCAGAATGGAACCGTTACTGAATCTATGATCACGATGGGTCCTG ATAAACGTGATGAACCGGAGCAGAATGGATATATCTGA
- the LOC110004071 gene encoding butyrophilin-like protein 1 isoform X3 has product MYDGGDYYAHGLSGQDKQFEGRVSHFNDELKNGNASIKIRKTKVADSGVYTCEFPHLQPPQKFTIELVVEPVFKDRSGENPVASPEPYTRTLHQTQDRALLQCEVRGASPEPKLEWQDSSGKLLHAEETQRSITGGKYDLTIQTNVTKSGEYHCVLKQEGIHHNISAKTFVFISEKVCEDSSVKVFNGWIGGLAVGLAVGLAVGAVVLAALEALTLRCSPAFRHKVIDFLSQLRPQRNKPQNGTVTESMITMGPDKRDEPEQNGYI; this is encoded by the exons ATGTACGACGGAGGAGATTATTACGCTCACGGCCTTTCAGGTCAAGACAAACAGTTTGAAGGTCGAGTCTCACATTTTAACGACGAGCTGAAGAACGGTAACGCCTCCATAAAGATCAGGAAGACCAAGGTGGCCGACAGTGGAGTCTACACCTGTGAGTTTCCTCATCTGCAGCCGCCTCAGAAGTTCACCATTGAGCTGGTTGTTG AACCCGTCTTTAAAGATCGCTCAGGAGAAAACCCAG TCGCATCTCCAGAGCCGTACACCAGGACACTCCATCAAACTCAGGACCGGGCGCTCCTGCAGTGTGAAGTTCGAGGTGCTTCTCCAGAACCTAAATTGGAGTGGCAGGACAGTTCTGGAAAGCTCCTTCATGCTGAAGAGACACAGCGGTCCATCACAGGAGGAAAATACGACCTCACTATTCAAACTAATGTGACCAAGAGCGGGGAGTATCactgtgtgctcaaacaggagGGAATCCACCATAACATATCTGCCAAGACGTTTGTCTTCATCAGTG agaaAGTGTGTGAGGACTCATCTGTCAAAGTCTTCAACGGATGGATCGGAGGATTGGCTGTTGGATTGGCTGTTGGATTGGCTGTTGGAGCTGTAGTTCTAGCTGCACTTGAAGCTTTGACTCTACGGTGCAGCCCAGCCTTCCGTCACAAAG TCATAGACTTCTTATCTCAGCTGAGACCTCAACGTAATAAACCTCAGAATGGAACCGTTACTGAATCTATGATCACGATGGGTCCTG ATAAACGTGATGAACCGGAGCAGAATGGATATATCTGA
- the LOC110004071 gene encoding CD276 antigen isoform X1: MKELLSLCLLLQITPGRAEGGVVVKEDSDAVLPCSLSTKENIETKLFDWKKDENKDRKEVFMYDGGDYYAHGLSGQDKQFEGRVSHFNDELKNGNASIKIRKTKVADSGVYTCEFPHLQPPQKFTIELVVEPVFKDRSGENPVASPEPYTRTLHQTQDRALLQCEVRGASPEPKLEWQDSSGKLLHAEETQRSITGGKYDLTIQTNVTKSGEYHCVLKQEGIHHNISAKTFVFISEKVCEDSSVKVFNGWIGGLAVGLAVGLAVGAVVLAALEALTLRCSPAFRHKVIDFLSQLRPQRNKPQNGTVTESMITMGPDKRDEPEQNGYI; this comes from the exons GTGGAGTGGTGGTGAAAGAAGACAGTGATGCTGTGTTACCGTGTTCCCTCAGCACCAAGGAGAACATCGAGACGAAGCTGTTTGACTGGAAGAAAGACGAAAACAAAGACCGCAAGGAGGTGTTCATGTACGACGGAGGAGATTATTACGCTCACGGCCTTTCAGGTCAAGACAAACAGTTTGAAGGTCGAGTCTCACATTTTAACGACGAGCTGAAGAACGGTAACGCCTCCATAAAGATCAGGAAGACCAAGGTGGCCGACAGTGGAGTCTACACCTGTGAGTTTCCTCATCTGCAGCCGCCTCAGAAGTTCACCATTGAGCTGGTTGTTG AACCCGTCTTTAAAGATCGCTCAGGAGAAAACCCAG TCGCATCTCCAGAGCCGTACACCAGGACACTCCATCAAACTCAGGACCGGGCGCTCCTGCAGTGTGAAGTTCGAGGTGCTTCTCCAGAACCTAAATTGGAGTGGCAGGACAGTTCTGGAAAGCTCCTTCATGCTGAAGAGACACAGCGGTCCATCACAGGAGGAAAATACGACCTCACTATTCAAACTAATGTGACCAAGAGCGGGGAGTATCactgtgtgctcaaacaggagGGAATCCACCATAACATATCTGCCAAGACGTTTGTCTTCATCAGTG agaaAGTGTGTGAGGACTCATCTGTCAAAGTCTTCAACGGATGGATCGGAGGATTGGCTGTTGGATTGGCTGTTGGATTGGCTGTTGGAGCTGTAGTTCTAGCTGCACTTGAAGCTTTGACTCTACGGTGCAGCCCAGCCTTCCGTCACAAAG TCATAGACTTCTTATCTCAGCTGAGACCTCAACGTAATAAACCTCAGAATGGAACCGTTACTGAATCTATGATCACGATGGGTCCTG ATAAACGTGATGAACCGGAGCAGAATGGATATATCTGA